A single region of the Enterobacter cloacae complex sp. R_G8 genome encodes:
- a CDS encoding amino acid ABC transporter permease, which yields MIAGLNVITDNLDYLLWGRAAAGEPGGVLLSLLMAAGAALLALPGGVALACLAWRYSGVIRKALFLWAELIRGIPLIFVIFWMWYLLPLITGGDLPGALTVTLALAWFTAASVMHSVLAGINALPSGQYEAALTQGFSTQQTLWHILLPQVMRNILPSLVGIFISLLKDTSLAFIVNVPELTTVAGQVNNRVQIYPAAIFIFTGVVYYLLCCSLEQLAKRWRISRPAL from the coding sequence ATGATAGCCGGACTTAATGTCATTACCGATAACCTGGATTATCTGCTGTGGGGACGCGCCGCTGCCGGTGAGCCCGGCGGGGTCCTGCTCTCCTTATTGATGGCCGCAGGCGCGGCGCTCCTCGCGCTGCCGGGCGGGGTGGCCCTTGCCTGTCTGGCATGGCGCTATTCCGGGGTGATACGCAAGGCGCTGTTTCTGTGGGCTGAGCTTATCCGGGGGATCCCGTTAATCTTTGTGATTTTCTGGATGTGGTATCTGTTGCCGCTTATCACCGGTGGCGACCTCCCCGGCGCGCTCACCGTGACGCTGGCGCTGGCGTGGTTTACGGCCGCATCGGTGATGCACTCCGTCCTGGCCGGCATTAATGCGCTGCCATCGGGTCAGTACGAAGCGGCATTAACGCAGGGGTTCAGCACGCAACAAACCCTGTGGCACATTCTGTTGCCACAGGTAATGCGCAATATTCTGCCGTCTCTGGTGGGCATTTTTATCAGCCTGCTGAAGGACACCTCGCTGGCTTTTATTGTGAACGTGCCTGAGCTGACCACGGTGGCAGGACAGGTGAACAACCGGGTGCAAATTTACCCGGCGGCCATTTTTATCTTTACCGGTGTCGTTTATTACCTGCTCTGCTGTTCTCTTGAGCAGCTGGCAAAGCGCTGGCGTATCAGCCGGCCAGCGCTTTAA
- the fumD gene encoding fumarate hydratase FumD: protein MGNVTKDEALYQEMCRVVGKVVLEMRDLGQEPKHIVIAGVLRTALANQRVKRSELTTQAMETVVKALAG, encoded by the coding sequence GTGGGCAATGTGACCAAAGACGAAGCGCTGTACCAGGAGATGTGTCGGGTGGTAGGGAAGGTCGTTCTGGAGATGCGTGACTTAGGGCAGGAGCCGAAGCATATTGTGATTGCCGGGGTACTGCGTACGGCGCTGGCGAACCAGCGCGTAAAACGCAGCGAATTAACCACCCAGGCGATGGAAACGGTGGTTAAAGCGCTGGCCGGCTGA
- a CDS encoding MetQ/NlpA family ABC transporter substrate-binding protein, which yields MKKTLTLIAAATLSALSFAAWADTLTVGASNTPHAEILEQAKPILAKQGIDLEIKPFQDYILPNTALAGHDIDANYFQHIPYLNSVLKDHAGDKDYDFVSAGAIHIEPIGIYSKKYKSLKDLPEGGKIIMRDAVSEEGRILSIFEKEGVIKLKPGVDKVTARISDIVDNPKKLQFTPNVEASLLPQMYNNDEGAAVVINANYAIDAGLDPVHDPIAVESGENNPYANIITVHRGDEKKKDIVALVNVLHSKEIQDWIRTKYKGAVIPVNN from the coding sequence ATGAAAAAGACACTGACACTGATCGCCGCTGCAACCCTGAGCGCCCTGAGCTTTGCCGCGTGGGCTGACACCCTGACCGTGGGCGCGTCCAATACGCCACACGCTGAAATTCTGGAGCAGGCGAAGCCGATTCTGGCAAAGCAAGGTATCGATCTGGAGATTAAACCTTTCCAGGACTACATTCTGCCCAACACCGCGCTGGCCGGTCATGACATTGACGCTAACTACTTCCAGCACATTCCTTACCTGAACAGCGTGCTGAAAGATCACGCGGGTGATAAGGATTATGATTTTGTCAGTGCCGGCGCGATCCATATTGAGCCAATTGGTATCTACTCTAAAAAATACAAGTCGCTGAAAGACCTGCCGGAAGGCGGCAAAATCATCATGCGTGATGCCGTGTCTGAAGAGGGGCGCATTCTCTCTATCTTCGAAAAAGAGGGGGTAATCAAGCTTAAGCCTGGCGTCGACAAAGTGACCGCGCGTATCAGCGACATCGTGGACAATCCGAAAAAGCTGCAGTTCACGCCTAACGTAGAAGCCTCTCTGCTGCCGCAGATGTACAACAACGATGAAGGGGCTGCGGTAGTGATCAACGCCAACTACGCGATTGATGCGGGTCTGGATCCGGTTCACGACCCGATTGCGGTTGAGAGCGGCGAAAACAACCCGTATGCCAACATCATTACTGTGCATCGTGGCGATGAGAAGAAAAAAGATATCGTCGCGCTGGTGAACGTGCTGCACTCGAAAGAGATTCAGGACTGGATCCGCACCAAGTATAAAGGCGCGGTGATCCCGGTAAATAACTAA
- a CDS encoding methionine ABC transporter permease, whose translation MTDTLFPHLKWDQLWAATLETLYMTALSGVATFVLGIVLGLALFLTARGGLFHNRTVYSVISIVVNVFRSIPFIILIVLLIPFTKTIVGTILGANAALPALIVGAAPFYARLVEIALREVDKGVIEATRSMGARLSTLVFRVLLPESSPALVSGITVTLIALVSYSAMAGVIGAGGLGNLAYLEGFQRNHGDVTLVATVTILIIVFIIQFCGDIITSLLDKR comes from the coding sequence ATGACTGATACCCTCTTTCCGCACCTGAAATGGGATCAACTCTGGGCGGCAACGCTCGAGACGCTGTACATGACTGCGCTTTCTGGCGTGGCAACCTTTGTACTGGGGATTGTGCTGGGTCTGGCGCTGTTTTTAACCGCGCGTGGCGGGTTGTTCCACAACCGTACGGTCTACAGCGTGATTTCGATTGTGGTGAACGTGTTTCGTTCTATCCCGTTCATCATTCTGATTGTCCTGCTGATCCCGTTCACCAAGACCATCGTCGGCACCATTCTGGGGGCCAACGCGGCACTGCCGGCGCTGATTGTGGGCGCGGCACCGTTCTACGCGCGTCTGGTAGAGATTGCCCTGCGTGAAGTGGACAAAGGGGTGATTGAAGCGACGCGCTCGATGGGCGCACGACTGAGCACCTTAGTTTTTCGGGTTTTACTGCCAGAATCATCACCTGCACTGGTGTCCGGTATTACGGTGACGCTGATTGCGCTGGTGAGCTACAGCGCAATGGCCGGGGTGATTGGCGCAGGCGGTTTGGGAAATCTGGCTTATCTGGAAGGATTCCAGCGCAACCATGGTGACGTCACGCTGGTGGCAACGGTGACCATTTTGATCATCGTTTTCATTATTCAATTCTGCGGCGACATCATCACTTCACTGTTAGATAAACGCTAA